ATCGTGCGGTGGAGAAACGTAGAGAGTTTCCAAGTAGGCAGCGATTGCCAGGGGAGCCTCTCTGATCCGGCCACGCGGCGGAGCAGTTGGATCGCAACGGGCTTGTTTTTTTTGACCATTTTTTGGAGTCCACGTTAAGGTACGATGACCACGCGTCGGTCGATCGACTCGCGTGCAAGGCGGTGACCGAATGATTATATTTGTAATTCAATACGTGTGTCGATCTGTCCGTCGATGTTATCTGCTGTTGAGTGGTTTTTTTCGTTGGTGGTGCTTATTTGACTTTGAAGGGAGATGTTGTGGGCTGGCGAGGAAGCATGTTTTGAGGCACGATGCAAAGGTCAAGAGtgccttttctcctttttctatcttttccaaTCATGCGCGAGTGCAATGGATAAGGAAAGAGCGGATTATTTAAGGGATATAGACATAGGAGAAGAGGATGTCTTTTGGAGAAACCTCAAGAGGAGTTTACTTTTTTTTGCATATGTTTTATCTTCATCGATATTCATCGATATCTTGAAGCCGACCCGATAACTGATGTCGGCatgattagatttttttttttttttttttagcttcgCTGGGATGAGGTATTATTGTTTGAAGGAGAGGAGAGGCATGCGGGATGACTTGAGTTTTATCAATTTGCTCCCTTTGAAGAAGGATAGAGGCAGGCAGGATGACGCGAGTTGTATCGATTTGCTCATTTTTTTAATTCGGAAGCAAAAGATAGGATCAAATGTCAAGACCCGAGTTCCGAAGCACGGATTGGATACAAATGTCAACAcaaataatttataaactttGACTTGATGTCCAAtttgatccctaaacttttaaattgtttagtatagttttttaaattgaattttttgaattttaatcaaTATGTAATATGgtctataaatttttaatttatttaatataatccatgaatttaAAGTAATattcaatcaagtccttgaaCTAGTatgaaaatttagggattgaattgaatatgtatcaaaagttaatggattacattgaacaaattaaaagtttagaaaccaCATTGCACATCTGGTTAAATTTTATGAATCGCATTGAATAAACTAAAAGTCTAGAGACTAAATTGCATATTGGGATAAAGTTTAAAGACTTCTCGTGACATTATTCTTAAATAGAAACTTAATGTTGACTCCGCTTGCTTGCTCTCGTGGAATGTCGTGATTGGGTCATCCATGATCGAAGGACTTACCTAAATCGATATGCAGGCACATTCGGGAACAGAAGAACTTGAGTTAGGTTTTGTTAAAGCGGATTAGATTGTGCTTCTCACGTCCCTCCGGTTTAGCCCCATAGTACCTTTATAAGGTTCCACCCTCTATTTCTTCCACGTTTACCATTTGTCCAATAGCATGCGGACATTCGATGGAATAATTAAGTAAGCAATCTCGAATTATTTTCTCATAGTACCCTTCATTAGATGAAGTATTATAAGGCTTGTCTCCGGCGTAAGACCATAATATGGATTTAAATGCatctaattatattaaattaactGAAGCTATGTTAACTACAACTTTCTCAACCACTGGGGTtttgccccagtggccacccttccaacttggaagagGGAGGTAAGGGTTCAAATCCCAACATTCTCATGGAGGATTGGAGTGGAGACGATTTTATTTCGTAGGTTTCGACTCACGCCTGCACAAGATAAGATAGGGTaaaagtctgaaagtgagtagtataagtttgagagtgagtgaTAAAATAAGATTAGAGTAggaccaccaaaaaaaaagaaaaaaaaaactacaactTTCTTTGTCACTTCATCATTTTGATGTTACTGTAATTTCGAAAGGCCTAGTTAATAAGCATACATAGGAAATGAATATTTGCACGTTCAACACATCGATTGTGCGTGACATGAGATAGATGGTATTTCGATAGTAATAAAATTTCTTTACTCGAATGTTAGACAAAAGTTCCCGGGGAGGTCTTCTACGAAAATCCAATATGAAAAGCTGAAAGGGAGACAAACTTGACTTTCCGCTTGGGCTCGATAGCTTAGAGGGGctccaaatttcttttcttcgaCCCTCGTTGCTAGCTTCTGGCGACGTACATAAACACGCCAGTGGTCGACTAGAACACGTGCGTCGGGGACGGCTCAAAAGCTGAGCCTCAATGAATCCATTATTTGTCTGTGGAACATGTCCATTACGAACTTCCCAACCGATGGCATCATTAGCAAAAGACCCATCGCATTCGGAGTTTTCCGAATAGTTTTCATCATCCACGCCAGAAATTGATATAAGGTATATATTTTGTCAGAGGACTATTGGCAAACAAGACAAAGTGACATTGACGTTTAAACCCTAAAAAACAATTTTAAGGGAATAAAAAGCTAAGTATTCAAACAGGCGAATCAACTAAAGGCAAAGCAATCCTTGTGAAATCCTTGTGATAAAGTCATAATCAAAACATTGTACCACCTAACATGTAGCTAAAGGTGTATCATACTTGGCAAAACAAATTAATCGAACAAGCTGAAACCCATGTCATCATCGGACTCCTCGGCGGGCTCgtccttcttctcttcctccttggcagcagcagcaggggCAGCACCAGAGTCGGCAGCACCAGCTGGAGCCACAGCAACAGCAAACTTGCTAGGATCCTGCAAAAAAAAGTAATCTCTTTGTTAGAGAAGTTCATTAAAAAAGACTACAAATAGTAAGGAACGTTTGTGGACCAAAAACCGTTTAGGAAAAGAGCTAGCATTACAAACCTTGAGGAACTCCTTCACTTCGTCAGCATGGGGGTACGAATACTCAGTCTCAACAGCAACAGCCAAAACATTCTTGTAGGCATTGATGAACATGTGCGGTGCGGCAGCCAGGGTCGGGTATGAGATGGCAAGCGAGAGAGCTGTGACCATAGAGACACCAAGAGCAAACTTCTCCATGAGGTCATCCTCAGTAAGGTCGAGCACCTCTGGGCTGAAGACCGACCCATTGTCATAAACACTTTGCACAACGAGACCATACGAGAAGGGCCTGATCCCAAGCTTAGCAAGAAGGGCAGCCTCAGAAGAGCCAACCTTGTCACCCTTCTTGATAAGCTCAACAGGGGTGATAATTTCCACAGTACCCTTGTTAATCTTGGTTGGAATGTTGAGCACCTGAAGTTACGGTAAGGACAAATAAGCTGCtgcagaagatgaagaaaaatgcTATTGCCATGAAAGAGAGGCTCATGTTACCTGGAAGAAGGAAGTCTGAGAAGGGTCGAGCCCAGTGTTGCCCGGTGGGACGATGACATCAATTGGAGCAACCAAACCCACACGAGCAGGAGCTCCAACCTGTCAAAGAAGAGTTGATTGTAAGATATTAAAGAGAAAAAACTCGAGTTTAGTCCACGAATTGACAGGGACCCAGTATATAAGAAAATGGTAAACTTGAACAGATTGTCAAGATATTTAATAGGAAAACTTGAATTTATCCATTCCCAGTCAGATGTCGCCCTAACAATCCTGGCGAAATCAACTAcattataattttgttttcgGGCCATCAGCTCCAGTCTATCATTAGACAGGGAAGAGAAACCCTCAATTATAGTCATTCTCAGTCGGGCACCACCGTAAATCTACTATACCCATAATGCAACTGAGGCTTATCGATTTGGCTTCTATTAAACACGACATGGGCAGTCGCCAAACAGATAAAGTGGAACATTTTGCAGCTACTCTCCCTACAGGAAATCTTAATCAATCCATTGATTCCAATAGAAACGCCCCATCACCATGAAATAGCTACGGCATAGAAACTAACACGGCAGGAAAGTACGTACTCTTTCGATAGATTATCCAGTAGCATATAACCATGAAGCGACATTCTAATTTAAGTAGATTAACGAGATCAAGAGCATCAGAGAGCCGCACCTTGTACTTGGCAACCTCTTCACTGACTTCCTTCAAGTCACCCTTGGTGAAAATCAAGCCCACATTTCCCTAATCACAaagaaccataaaaaaatcaatacttTATACACATTCCAACACAAAAACCATGTTTCTCAACTTCTTCACCCTCGCATCTCTTCCTCACAGAAACTCCCATTCCACCATCTTTAAGAACCATGCCACGTGAATCAGAAGCGATCATTCCAACAAAAAGCAGCAGCATGTACCTGGAGAAGCGGGAGGAGGTTGAGGTAGGCGTTGTTGCCGGTGTTCTCGGCGTGAATCCTGATGGACCTCTTCATCATGGTGTTCTTCCCCATGAGGACGAGCGAGTCGCCCCTCAGGCCCTTCCTGATGTTCTGGAGCTGGTTCGACCCGACGTTGTCCGCGGCCACGATCAGGATCTGGCTGTACTCGTCCATGAGCCGGCACAGCTTCGCGTCGTACGCGAGCTTCTTATCGGCCTTCGATAGTTTCCCCATAGTATCCTATGAACTTTCTTCCTACGTTgatacaaggaaaaaaagaaatgaagcaaAACTGAGGGCCAAGACGAAGCGGGAGGCTCGGTCAAGGCGGACAGCGACGATCGGCCGTCACTTTAACCCCGGTGGCTACGGCGGTTTTGCGGTGGAGCTTGGAGGTAAAACCCTAGAGATGTGCCGTGAGGAGGGACCTCGCTGCGGCTGCGAGGGTTTATATACGGGGAgacgaaggaagaagatggagtcgATCGATTAACCTAGATCGGACGGTTCACATTTTCCCGCTGTCTTCGCATCCGACGGCTCTAAAAACCATTAGTTTCTTGGGCCGGGCCTGATTTGGGCTCCTCCAAGCCCGATCCTAAAATAAGAACCCCGGTTCGGtttagcattaaaaaaaaaaagaaagtggaacCGAACCGGTCCGAGCCGCAAGATGCGGACCCGCTGATCGGACCGAACCGAGCCGATCCAATCCGTAAAccgttttctctctcccccataCGCGCGCTAGCGCGCACAGCTCATCTCCGCTGCCGCGTAGATTTCCCCCTCTGGCGAACGCACCAAACCATGTAGAGATCGGCTCCGATTCCGGCGAAGATCCGATCCGATCCGATTCCCatggcctcctcctcctcctcctcctcctcctcctacagGGACCGGACGTCGGAGTTCCGCTCCCTCACCGAGACTCTCCGGAAGATCGGCGGATCCcctcccgccgccgccaacCCGCCGGAGGCCCGCGCCGCCGCGCCCAGGGATGCGTCCCCGGCCTCCGCCGGATCCGAGTTCAACAAGCGGGCCGCTCGGATCGGGCTGGGCATCAGCGAGACCTCGCAGAAGATCGCCAGGCTCGCCCAATGTACGTGGCCGTCTCGCTTGCTTTAGCGTCGTTCGCGCGCCTTTTCTTGCCTTTCGCTGCTTCGACCGCATTTTTGGAAGATGTTAGTTCGATCGGCCTCGTCGAAATGTAAATGCGATGCGTGTGATTTTTGGACGGATTTGGATCCCGAGAGGTTCTGTCTATGCCAAATCGTACGTTTAGGTGTTAGTTAGCATTGTTTGTATGGCGGTTACTGTTTAGGTGTTGAGGTTCTGATCGATTTTGCTGTAAAAGTGGTGTTTATAGCTGAGATCGATGGAAGAGTGAATCGGTAGGTTCTGATCCGCTCCACTGCGCAAGTAAAAACTTTAGAGTTgttgttatttaattttttttttttctcagttCAAAAGCAACATGATTACTTGGGAAATTAGGATGTTGAATATTTATCCTGGATGATGATCGATATACATTATGATTCGTGTGACTTGAGATAGATTTACAGCCAAATGGCAATTGCCACACTATATCTGTCATAGCCGTTGCCTCTTTTTTCGTCTCTATGGATGATTGGATGATGGCGCATCACTAAGATAAATCTATCAATATCCCAAGCAGTCGGGTATTACCCTCTAACGATTTGTTAGCTGGTTACAAGATCCAGTTTATAGATTGCTCGATATTCAGGATTTCGATGTCGAACAAGCAACTAGGATGTCCTTACTATGCTTTGAAGCGAGAATGTTGGACCTTTTCTATATTCTTCTTCTGGTAAGATTTAGTATGACATCCGCATTTGATAATGCTAATTCAGATGATCTTGAAACTGTAAGCATATATACACTCTCATCTGGAGTTTGTGAGGAGATCAAGTCATTTAAGATCAGACTTACGATGTGATATTCTTGTGAtaaatattatcattattatgagttcctcatttttctttttgttggcgGTCGATTCTGAGCGGAAATCTTCTGCAATTGTgtttggctttttcccttttgttgcTGAAACTACTTCTTACAAACTCCAAATTTGTCATTATGATGAATCTGGATGAAATTTGGAGTTGTGGTGTTTATGCTAAGTGATGGTTTTGTTTGATGATTTGCAGTGGCAAAAAGGTCATCTATGTTTGATGACCCCACGGTCGAAATACAACAACTGACTTCATTGATAAAGGATGACGTCACAGCACTAAATATCGCCCTTCAAGATTTACAGACCCTTCAAAATATAGAAATGAGTGGCGGCAACTATTCAGAAGATAGAGCCGTCCATTCGACCACTGTTTGTGATGACCTGAAAAGCAAACTTATGGGAACTACAAAACACCTCCAGGATGTTTTGAAAACCAGAACTCAGGTTAGCTATTAATTTGAGCAGATCTTCATGTTTAACATGATGTGATTCGACTCTCCTTCCATGTTCTCATACATGGTCTTCTGTACCAGAATATCAAGGCTCATGAAAACCGGAAACAGATGTTCTCTGCCAATGCA
This Eucalyptus grandis isolate ANBG69807.140 chromosome 7, ASM1654582v1, whole genome shotgun sequence DNA region includes the following protein-coding sequences:
- the LOC104454381 gene encoding 60S acidic ribosomal protein P0; amino-acid sequence: MGKLSKADKKLAYDAKLCRLMDEYSQILIVAADNVGSNQLQNIRKGLRGDSLVLMGKNTMMKRSIRIHAENTGNNAYLNLLPLLQGNVGLIFTKGDLKEVSEEVAKYKVGAPARVGLVAPIDVIVPPGNTGLDPSQTSFFQVLNIPTKINKGTVEIITPVELIKKGDKVGSSEAALLAKLGIRPFSYGLVVQSVYDNGSVFSPEVLDLTEDDLMEKFALGVSMVTALSLAISYPTLAAAPHMFINAYKNVLAVAVETEYSYPHADEVKEFLKDPSKFAVAVAPAGAADSGAAPAAAAKEEEKKDEPAEESDDDMGFSLFD
- the LOC104454383 gene encoding syntaxin-31 — its product is MASSSSSSSSSYRDRTSEFRSLTETLRKIGGSPPAAANPPEARAAAPRDASPASAGSEFNKRAARIGLGISETSQKIARLAQLAKRSSMFDDPTVEIQQLTSLIKDDVTALNIALQDLQTLQNIEMSGGNYSEDRAVHSTTVCDDLKSKLMGTTKHLQDVLKTRTQNIKAHENRKQMFSANASRENPLKQHTKPVTEPPPWSSASNDSGRPPQAALPSNGSQVGNQLRRRLAGDGPSDSMEMSMLQQVVPRQENYSQSRATALHNVESTISELGGIFTHLASMVAQQGEVAIRIDDNMEESLVNVEGARSALLRHLNQISSNRWLMIKIFAILIFFLMIFIFFIA